The following proteins are co-located in the Vidua chalybeata isolate OUT-0048 unplaced genomic scaffold, bVidCha1 merged haplotype W_reject_6, whole genome shotgun sequence genome:
- the SPAG7 gene encoding sperm-associated antigen 7 — MAELDLLGSILNSMERPPAAADGETRRRAREQAARMKKLQEQEKRQKVEFRKRMEQEVSQFIQATGEPRRRFQPMNKIERSILHDVAEVAGLTSFSFGDDEESRYVMVFKKEFAPSDEELEAYRRGEEWDPARAEERRRLRELAAQQEEAELECGPAPPGPPNDYKDKYRHLIGSDAAKAAARTMEANKAYGCVPVANKRDTRSIEEAMNEIRAKKRLRQAEDDGGAGGGPGGPGV, encoded by the exons ATGGCGGAGCTGGACTTGCTGGGCTCCATCCTGAACTCCATGGAGCGGCCGCCCGCCGCAGCCGACGGCGAGACGCGGCGCCGGGCGCGGG AACAAGCGGCTCGCATGAAGAAGCTGCAGGAGCAAGAGAAGCGCCAGAAGGTGGAGTTCAGAAAGAGG ATGGAGCAAGAGGTGTCCCAGTTCATCCAGGCCACCGGGGAGCCCCGGCGCCGGTTCCAGCCCATGAACAAGATTGAGAGGAGCATCCT GCACGACGTGGCGGAGGTGGCCGGCCTGACGTCTTTCTCCTTTGGAGATGACGAGGAGAGTCGCTACGTAATGGTGTTCAAAAAG GAGTTTGCGCCGTCGGACGAGGAGCTGGAGGCGTATCGGCGCGGGGAGGAGTGGGACCCGGCCCGAGCTGAAGAGCGCCGTCGCCTCCGG gagctggcagcacagcaggaggaggcGGAGCTTGAGtgcggccccgcccccccgggcccccccaaCGACTACAAGGACAAATACCGGCACCTGATCGGCTCGGACGCTGCCAAAGCCGCCGCCCGCACCATGGAGGCCAACAAGGCGTACGGCTGCG TGCCGGTGGCCAACAAGCGGGACACGCGCTCCATCGAAGAGGCCATGAACGAGATCCGGGCCAAGAAGCGGCTGCGGCAGGCGGAGGACgacggcggggccggggggggcccCGGGGGGCCCGGTGTGTGA